The genomic region TATTCAGGGAAATTTTAGAAACGCTATGTTAAGGTTTTATTAATGCTTGGTTAATTTTCTGTTAAGGATTAAGATCCCATACGACCATCTTTATTTCTGTGTAATCCTCTATGGCAAATCTTGGACCTTCTCTCCCTATTCCTGAATGCTTTACACCACCGTAAGGCATGTGATCAGCCCTAAAATTGGGACCTTCATTTATCAATACACCTCCAGCCTCTACCTTTTTTATGAACTCCCAGGCTATATCAATGTCTTTGGTGAACACACCTACTTGAAGACCATACACAGAACTGTTTACCGCTTTTATTGCTTCTTCTATATCCCTATACGGATTCACAACTACAACAGGAGCAAAGGCTTCTTCTGAAAAGAGCTTGGTATTTTCCGGTACAAGGCTAACTATCGTGGGTTCTAAAAGTGCCTTGCTTTCTGCACATGCTACGCCACCCCTTACGAGCTTTGCACCCTCTTTGATGGCTTGTCCTACCCATTCCTGTACTCTCTCCACTTCCGAAGAGCTTATCATTGGACCCACATCCGTATCTTCCCGCATTGGATCGCCCACATTCAGATTATCAACAGCGCTTTTTAAAGCTGACAGATAAATATCAAAGACATCTTCGTGTACGAAGACTCTTTGAACGGATATACACACCTGACCGGCTATAGCGTAACCCCCCTGAATGGTTTTTACCACAGCCTTATTTACGTTTCCGTCCTTATGTAACACCAAAGCTGAGTTAGAGCCAAGTTCCAAAATCACCTTCTTTATGCCAGCCTGTTTGGTGATGATCTCACCTATCTTTTTACTTCCTGTGAAGGATACAACTCTTACATCCGGATGGGTGGTCATAGCTTTACCAACGTCACCATATCCCGGTATTACGCTTATGGCTTCTGGTGGAAGTCCAGCAGAAAGGAGAAGTTCGCCAAGCATAAGAGGGGTCAAAGGTGTTCTTTCTGAAGGCTTTAAGATCACCGCATTACCTGCAGCCAAAGCAGGTGCTACTTTGTGCATGGAGAGATTGAGAGGAAAATTGAAAGGCGTTATAGCCGATACTATACCTACCGGCTGTCTTATAAAAAAGCCAACTTTCCCCCTACCATTCGGGTGAGCATCCAAAGGTACTACCTCTCCACTTATCCTCTTTGCCTCTTCCGCTGAAAAGATAAGCGTCTGTATAGCCCTTTGGACTTCTGATCTTGCCTCTCTTATAGTCTTTCCAACTTCAAGCACTAAGGTTTTTGCGAACTCTTCGGCTCTGTCTTGGAGCATCTGGGATGCCTTCATGAGTATGCTGTACCTTTCGTGAGGGGTAAGCGAGGACATTTTTCTGAAGCCTTCTTTTGCTACCTCTATAGCTTCATCAACTTGCTTTTCAGAACCTTTAAAGACCTTACCTATGACTTCACCGGTATATGGATAGTGTATATACAGTTCCTCCTCACTCTTGACATACTTCCCACCTATTAACATACCCTTCTCAAGCATGATATTATTATAGAATGCGAAAGATGAATCTGTTTGTGTATCTTGTGACGGATGACAAGTACTTTATGGAAAGAGATCTTGTAAGTACCACTGAGCAGGCTTTGCAGGGAGGTATAACAGCCCTTCAGTACAGATTTAAAAATAAGAGCGCAAGACAGATGTACGAAGAGCTTCTGGTACTTAGGGAGTTGACAAGAAGGTACGGAGTAGACCTTGTAGTAAATGATAGAGTGGATCTTGCAATGGCTGTAGGTGCAGATGGTGTACATGTAGGAAAGCAGGACCTTCCTCCCGACATTGTTAGAAAGATAGTAGGAGACAGCATGTACATAGGTTATTCGGTAAACAGCGTTGAAGACCTCAGGGATGTGGATCATCTACCTATAGATTACGTAGGATTCGGATCCGTTTACGAAACAACCACAAAGGAAAATTACAGATTAGTAGGTATAGAAGGTTTGCGTCAAGCTGTAAAGCTTACTCAAAAACCTATAGTAGCCATAGGTGGCATAACCCATTATAGGGTGAAGGAGGTTCTGGAAGCTGGGGCAAAAGGTGTAGCTGTAGTTTCAGCTATACTGGGGTTTGAGGATGTAAAAAAGGCTTCCGAAACGCTTGTACAAGCATGCAAAAGCGTCTATAGAGAAAGGCTCTTTATGCCATGAAAATCCTTTATATACTTGACGGTTCAGCTTTTGTGTATAGGAGTTTTTTCGCCCTTCCTCAGCTTTCAACCAAGAGCGGATTTCCTACTGGTGCTGTATACGGCTTTATGAGAGCTATCCTTTCCATACTTAAGGCGGAAAGACCCAAGTACTTCGTTGTGGTCTTCGACCACCCTGCACCTACTACAAAAAAGGAGATCTATAGCGACTACAAAAGTAAAAGACCACCTATGCCAGATCCTCTAAGGCTGCAAATACCTGTCATAAAAGAACTTTTGAAGCTTATGGGAATTCCCCTTTTGGAAGTGGAAGGTTACGAAGCCGATGACATTATCGGTTATATTACACAAAAGGCTGTGGAACTGAGCTTTTACGTAAAGATATACTCACCGGATAAGGATATATTACAGCTTGTGTCCGAAAAAGTGAGTGTTATAAACCCTATCAGTGGTGAGTTTTTTGACAGACAGGCTGTTTTGAAAAAGTTCGGGGTAAGCCCAGAACTCATACCGGATCTTCTCGCCTTGGCAGGTGACAAAGTGGATAACATAGAAGGTATAAAGGGTATAGGGAAGAAGACAGCCATTAAGGTACTTGAAAAGTACCAAAGCGTTACTAACATACTGAGGAACTTTGAAGATTTCCAAGCTTTCTTCCCTTATGCTGACAGAGAAAAACTTGAGCTGTCTTACGCTCTTGTAAAGCTACATCCTGTGCCAGAAATGAACTTGAAAGAGGAGGATATACGCCTCAAAAAGCCGGATATGGAAAGTTTAAAGAGAAGACTTCTTGAACTTGAGATGAAAAGTTTGATAAAAGATGTGGAATCGTTATCAAAAAGTCTATCTCAAAGACAGCTTTTTTAAATTGGTAAAGAAGATTTTAATACCAATTTTATTATCCACATCATTTTTAGCTCTCTTTTTTGTGTATGTTCCTTTAGATAAAGTGATGAATAGCCTCAGTCGTGTATCTTTAGATGAATTCTTTCTTGCCTTTTTCTTCTATACAGCAAGTCAGATAATAAGGAGTTTTAGGTGGCTACCTTTGATGAGAGGTCTAAGCTTCTTAGATATTTACCTTATAAACAGTGCCAATATATTCTTCAATAACGTGCTTCCTGCGAGAACCGGTGAGTTAAGCTGGTTTTATTATGCAAAAAAACTCGGCGTATCTTTAAAGCTTTCTGTATGGTCTTTCCTTTTGGGAAGGCTTTTTGATCTTCTGGCTCTTATTTTTATAGCTTTGTTTCTCTATACAGTAATTGAAAAGTCAGTTCTGACCTTTTTCATTTCCCTCATAATGATATTTTTGTCTCTTTTTTTCCATAAAGTATACCTCTTTTTACCTTCTTGGGGAAAAATTGGAAACCTGAAAAGTTATCTCAAAGATAACACGAGCCTTCGGCTCTCAAGCTTACTCTTTTTGTGTTCCACCTTTTCTGTGGTTTTTAAGTTTGTTGCGATAGTTCAGCTTTTGAGTGTGTCCTCCTATTTACTAAGTTTTTTGTCTTTTTCTTTCGGTGAGCTAAGCAGTGTCCTCCCATTTCACAGTTTTATGGGTTATGGTACTTACGAGATCAGCTTCTCAATACCTGCAAAATTTGCAAGTGCTGACATGAAAAAGTGGCTCGTTGAGGGATTTATAGCTCACAACTTCTTACTTTTGTCTTCAGCTTTCTATGGGATCCTTTCCGTATTTTTGCTTCACAGAAAAAACTAAGATTTTCTCACCTTCAAGGTTAACCCCTTAACCTCTTCTATGAGTACAGCATCTCCCTTTTTTATATCCTCTTCACTCACCGCATTCCATATTTCTCCATGTACAAACACTTTTCCCTTGCCTTTTGCAAAGTCTGTTATGGCTTCTCCTACCTCTCCTATGAGTTCCTCAGTTCCCAGCATCTTCTTTCTCTTTTGAGCTTTAAAGCCGAGCCTTCCCGCAAATAGGAAGAAAGCTACCGTAAGAATTACCATAGTGGTTATAACGGAGATGGGTATGTTACCGTAAGGTGATTCTGGACTTATAAGTATGAAAGAACCGAGAGCTAAGGCTATGCCTCCAGCTATTGCAAGTCCTCCTAATGAGGGGGTAACCACTTCAAGAGCTAACAGTAAGATACCGGCAAGTATCAGCAAAAGTCCAAGCCAGTTTACACCCACCACACCCAAACCGTAAAGACCTAAAAGCAGTGATATTATCCCAACAGCACCTGGTACAATGCTTCCGGGATTATAAAGTTCAAAAAATATACCGTAAAACCCGATGAGTAAAAGCATATATGCGATAGTAGGATTAGTAACCAGATTTAAAAACTCTTCTCTCAGGCTCTTTGATATTTGATAAACTTGGACTCCTTCCGTTTCGAGTATTATTTTTCTTCCATGCTTTTCAACAATCCTACCGTTCAGCTTATTCAAAAGATCAGTCCTGTCCGTGGCTATGAGATCTATTATGTTAGCTTTTAGAGCCTCCTCAGGAGTCAGAGATATGCTTTTTTTTACCATGCTTTCCACAACTTCTACGTTTCTCCCCTTCTCTCTGGCTATACTCCTTACAAACGCCAAGGTGTCCTGAAGTACCTTCTCCTTCATAACATCGTTCTGCCCTTCCCCACCTATTTGGACAGGATGAGCAGCGCCTATGTTTGTGCCAGGAGCCATTGCAGCAATATCTGCCGATATGGTTATTATAGCACCCGCAGATGCAGCACGTCCACCCGATGGATACACAAAAACTACAACGGGAATAGTTGTCTTTTGAAACTCCTGAACTATTTCCCTCATTGAGGATTCAAGACCTCCAGGGGTATTAAGCTCAAGTATAAAAACACTTCCCTCTTCACTTTGTGCCTTTGATATGCTTCTCTTTATGTAATCCACTGCCACTGGCGTGATGGCATCTTGCCACTGGGCAACAAAAATCCTTGGAAAACCCTCATTCAAAAGTGAAAACATAAACAGAAAAAATACAGCTAAAGCACGCATCATCATGTCAGTTGGTATTATAATAGTACTGCATATAAAGTTTTTAAATTAACGAAGGAGGCGTATTATGGCTGTTCCTAAGAGGAAGACATCCAAATGGAGAAGGGACAACAGAAGAGCGCAAAATTTCTTCTCTAAAGTAAAGCTTTCATCACTTGCAACTTGCCCTAATTGTGGGGAACTGACGATCCCTCATAGGGTATGCCCTTACTGCGGACATTATAAAGGTAGGGAAGTTATCAAAGTAAGTTGATGAATACACCGAAGATAGCGGTTGATTGTATGGGGGGCGATTATGCTCCTGAGGAGATAGTCAAGGGGTGTCTTTTAGCTCACAGGGAACTTGACGTCATACTGTATCTCGTAGGTGACGAAAAAAGGATAAAAAGCGTATTAGATAAAGAAAATAGCTATGATAGGAAGAGACTTATACTTATTAATGCGGAAGATGTGGTGGGTATGAGCGAACCCCCGTCTAACGTTCTTAAAAAGAAAAGATCGTCCCTTTATATTGCGGGGATTTTGCTTAGAGAAAACGAGGCTGACGGGCTTGTATCTGCCGGAAATACAGGTGCTGTACTTACTGTTGGCAAGTTTCTGGTGGGGGCATTGGAACACATAGAGAGACCAGCTATAGGCGTGGCTCTTCCCAATCCTAAAGGAAGAACGGTTCTCATTGATGTAGGGGCGAACGTAGATTGTAAACCCAAACATTTACTTCAGTTTGCCATAATAGGGCACACTTACGCTAAGGAAATCCTCGGAGTACAAAATCCTAAGATTGGCATACTCAGTATAGGTGAAGAGGAAGGAAAGGGAAATGAGCTTGTGAGGGAGTCCTACGCCCTTTTAAAGAAGAGTAAGTTAAACTTCTTGGGAAATGCGGAGGGTAGGGACATATATGCTGGAACTTTTGATGTGATAGTTTGTGACGGTTTTGTCGGAAACGTGATCCTAAAAGCCAGTGAAAGTCTCGGTATGGCTGTGCTTCAGATGATAAAGGAGGAGGTTCAGAAAAGCCTCATCGCAAGAATAGGAGCGTTGCTCATAAAACCTGCCCTCAATAACTTTAAGAAAAAAGCTGATTTTGCCGAATACGGAGGTATTCCACTGCTGGGTGCCAAAAAGCCTGTTATAATAACCCATGGAAGGGCAAACGCAAAAGCTATAAAGAACGCTATAAAGGTAGCTAACGAGTTTTACGTGCATCACTTTAACGAAAGACTCGCCGAATATATAAGGAGTCTCAGCCCAAAAGAGGTAAAAATCTGATGGGAACAACTATAACGGGAATGGGTTATTATGTACCACCAAAGGTGCTTACTAACTTTGATTTAGAAAAGATAGTTGACACATCAGATGAATGGATAACTACCAGAACGGGAATAAAGGAGAGGAGAATAGCTAACGACGAAAATGTTACTCAGATGGCTTATATAGCAAGCCTTGAAGCTATCAGATCCGCACGCATACAGCCGGAAGACATAGAAATAATTCTTCTCGCCACGCTCACCCCTGAGCTGAGATTTCCATCCACAGCATGCCTTTTACAAGCCAAGCTTGGAGCGACAAAATCTTACGCTTTTGACATATCGGCTGCGTGTAGCGGTTTTATTTACGGGCTTGAGCTGGCTGATGCCTACATAAGATCTGGGAAAGCTAAAAATATACTTCTCGTAGGCGTTGAGAAACTATCAGAGATAGTAGATTGGCAAGATAGAAGCACCTGTGTGCTTTTTGGAGATGGGGCGGGTGCTGTCGTATTATCCAGAGGGGAAGGAGAGATACTTTCTTCCAAGATGCTGTCAGATGGAAGCTTGTGGGAAATACTTTACGCTCCAAAGTGCGGATACATAAGCATGAGAGGTAAGGAACTTTTTAAGATGGCGGTAAGGAGTATGGAAGATGCGTGCAGGTACGTTCTTGAAACATCAGGTGTAAGTGTTGAAGAAGTGAACTTGATGATTCCCCATCAGGCGAATATAAGAATAATGGATGCCCTTGCTGAGAAATTAGGTATACCAAAAGAAAAGGTTTACTCCAACATACACAAATACGGCAACACTAGCGCAGCTTCCATACCCATAGCCCTCTGTGAAGCGTATGCCGAAGGTAAACTAAAAAGAGGCGATCTGGTGATGCTGACAGCAATGGGAGGAGGACTGACTTGGGGAGCAATGCTTCTAAAATTTTAGGACTATCCTCAAGTCAAGCCAACGAAAGACTCAAAAGATACGGCTATAATAGGATAGAAAAGGGGAAAAGGCTAAGCGATCTGGATATCCTTTTAAGTCAGTTTAAGAATCCTTATATCTTCTTGCTTCTCTTTACCGCAATTTTATCAGCCTTTTTGGGTGAGAAAACTGATGCTTTTGTAATAGTTAGCATAATTCTACTCGGTGGTCTTTTGGACTTTTGGCAGGAAAGGGGAGCTAACAAAACGGTAGAGAAGCTCCTCTCTATGGTGAAGACGCACGCGACTGTGATAAGGGATGGTGTGGAAAGAGACATTCCCATGGAGGAAGTCACAGTAGAAGATGCGGTGATTCTGAGGGCGGGTGATATGGTACCTGCGGACGGTAAAGTGCTTGAAGCAAAAGACCTTTTCATTAACGAAGCTCTGATGACTGGTGAAGCCTATCCTGTGGAAAAAAATGTAGGGGACGATGTTTATATGGGTACGCATGTGGTAAGCGGTTTTGGAGTAATAAGAGTTTTTAAGATAGGTAGAGATACTGAGTATGGAAAGATAGTTGAAAAGTTAAAGCTTGGTAAAGGAGAAACGGATTTTGAGAGAGGTCTAAAGCGATTCGGTTATACGCTCCTTGAGGTGGCAACATTTCTCATTTTTCTGGTTTTCGCGATCAATACTTATTATAACAGGGGTGTCATAGATTCACTCCTCTTTGCGCTTTCTCTGGGTATAGGCATAACGCCCGTACTTCTTCCTGCGGTAGTCAGCGTTGGTCTCTCTTACGGAGCAAGACATATGGCTCAAAAAGGTGCTATAGTAAAAAGGCTTACATCTATAGAAAACTTTGGAAGTATGAACGTTCTGTGTTGTGATAAAACTGGAACTCTTACAGAAGGAGTCATGAAAGTTTATACTTTCAGAGATTTATCAGATAAGGAAAGCAAAAAAGTAGCTCTCTTTTCATATCTAAATTCATATTTTCAAACAGGTTACAAAAACCCAATAGACGAAGCTATAAAGGAAGAATTAAAATCAACGGATATCTTAGAATTTAAAAAGCTTGATGAACTTCCTTACGATTTTAATAGAAAGCGCCTTTCTGTACTTATCAAGAAAGATCAAGAAAATCTTTTAATAACTAAGGGTGCATACTCACATGTAATAGATATCTGCACGTATGCAGAAATTGATGGAGAAGTTGTTGATATTCGCAAGGTAATGCAGGAAATTCAAAAAATTTACACGCAATACAGCACGCAGGGTTTCAGATTAATAGCAATTGCATACAAACCTATGAAGGGGGAATCCATAAGTTATGGAGATGAGGAAGGAGAAATATTCCTTGGCTTTGTGGTAATGCACGATCCACTAAAGGAAGATGCAAAGAATGTTGTAGAAAAGCTGTTAAGCCTTGGTGTGGAGCTAAGAATCATAACTGGAGACAACAGGCTCGTTGCTGAGTATGTAGCAGAAAAACTCGGCTTAAAAGGTAAAGTTATGAGTGGTGAAGACTTTAAAAATTTCTCCGAAGAAGCTCTTATAAGAAGAATCAAGGATGTTTTCGTATTTGCGGAACTCTCTCCCTTGCAAAAAGAGAGGGTCGTTAGCGCTCTGAAAAAGGCGGGTTACGTAGTGGGATACATGGGAGACGGAATAAATGATGTTACCGCTATGAGGAGTGCCGATGTGGCTATATCTGTGGAAAACGCTGTAGATGTGGCAAAAGAGAGCGCTGACATAGTTTTTCTTAAACCAGACCTAAACACAGTAATAGATGCCGTACTTGAAGGCAGGAAAACTTTCCTTAACACCATGAAGTATTTATTTATGCAAACAAGCTCCAACTTTGGTAACGTGTTTTCTATGGCTGGTGCATCCCTTTTGGTCCCTTTCCTTCCCATGCTACCAAAACAGGTTTTGACCGCAAACCTCTTAACGGATATCGCGGTAATGTCCATACCAGCCGATGGTGTGGATGATGATTGGATAAAGCTCCCAAAAAGGTGGAATATAGAGTTTATTGAAAAGTTCATGTTCTTTTTTGGGCTTTTGAGTTCCTTTTTTGATTACATTACTTTCACCTTCCTTCTTTACATACTTGGAGCAACGTCTGAAACTTTCCGCACCGCATGGTTTCTTGAAGGATTATTTACCCAAATCCTTGTCCTACTCATATTACGCACAAGGAAACCTTCTATAAAAAGTAAACCCTCCTCTCTCCTCATATTTACTGTATTCGTAACGGGAGTAACAGGCTTACTTATACCCTTTACCCCTCTTGGAAACCTGTTAGAGCTAAAGCCCTTAAACTTGACCCTTTACGTATTTATCTTTTTGATTACTCTCCTTTACCTCGTGTCAGTGGAAGCACTAAAAAGGCTCTTTTACAGAAGATACAATCTCTAACAGCTCCTTATACGCCCGTGTATCTTTCTTTTACCCTCTTTATTCTCCAGAGAGCTTTACTGTCCTCAGGTGTTATCAAGCTGTATGCCTTTCCGTAACTTCCTATTCTTCCAGTTCTCCCTATTCTGTGTATGTAAACCTCAGGGTCTTCAGGAATATGGTAATTGATAACTAAGCTCACTCCTTTTATATCAAGACCCCTTGAGGCAACATCCGTTGCCACAACAGTTCTTACTTTTCCTTCTCTAAAGAGCTTAAGGGCGTTCTCCCTTTGTCTCTGTGTCATATCTCCATGCAAAGACACTACACTAAAACCTCTGTTTTTGAGTTCCTGAGATATATCCTTCGCATCCCTTTTTGTCCTCACAAAAATTATGACCTTTTCAAGTATATGGTCTCTGAGTATCTTCTCAAGCTCAGATATCTTTTGCTTGGGAGAGTTTAGTCTTATGAGCCTTTCCTCTATCTTAGGTTTTAATTCCGCGGATATGACCCTTACCACTTTGTAATTATCTCTCAAATGTTTTTTTGCCAACACCTCTATCTCTTTTGGTATAGTTGCGGAAAAGAGAAAAGTCTGTCTATCTATTGGTGTAAAAGATATTATGTATTCTATATCTTCGGCAAAGCCCATATCAAGCATTAGATCAGCCTCATCAAGAACTAAAAAGGAGACACTGCCAACATTCAATGTACCCCTATTTATGAGGTCCTTTATTCTGCCCGGAGTCCCTATAACTATGTTAGGTGTAACCTTAGACAGAAGCTCCAGATCCCTCCCTACCGGTGTACCTCCGTAAAAAACGAACACCTTAAGTGCCTTGTACTTGGATAAGGCATAAAGCTGATCCTTGACCTGGAGGGCAAGTTCACGCGTTGGCGTTAGAATAAGTGCCTTTAAACCTCCATCCTTATTTATACTTTCCACGATGGGTATGCCAAAGGCAGCTGTTTTCCCTGTTCCAGTAGCTGCCTGTCCCATAATATCGTAACCTTTAAGAGCTAACGGTATAGCCTCACTCTGTATAGGTGTAGGTTCTTTAAAACCAAGCTCCCTTATAGCTTTTCCAAGTGGTTCACTTAACTGTTGAAAATTAAACTCCATAACGATTAAAAACCTCCTCTTTTAATTATACGTCCCTTTCTCTTTTTTGCAAAAATTCTTATAGCCTAATATAAGATGAATTTATGCTTTAATAAAAGTTTCTTATTGAAATTCCTTATTAAAGAAAATAACTTTATACAGTCAATTCTGAAAGGGAGGTTAAAAAAAATGTTAAGTAGGCGAAACTTTTTGAAAGGCGGTCTCGCTCTAAGCGCTGGAGGACTTCTGGTGCCAAAGTACCTTTTGGCAGCGGTTGATCCTTCCTTACTTAGTACTGCGGCGAAAGAGCTTCCAGAGGGTGTACTTGAGGAACAAGTTTTGGAAGCTCTCCCAGGTAAAAAACCTCTTATCAAAAAAACTTACAGGGCACCTAACTACGAAACGCCTGTTAAGTACTTCAACGAATTCTTCACACCAAACGATGTTTTCTTTGTGAGGTATCACCTTTCTAACATACCTGAAGTAGATGCAAAAACTTGGAAGCTGACCATAGGAGGTGATGCGATAGAAAAGCCTCTTGAGCTAACGCTGGAGGATCTCAAGACCAAGTTTGAACAGGTGGAGCTTGTGGCTCTGTGCCAGTGTTCAGGGAACAGGAGGGGATTATTTAAACCGCATGTAGCGGGAGTTGAGTGGGGATACGGAGCTATGGGGAATGCAAGGTGGAAAGGAGTAAGACTGAAAGACATATTGGAGAGAGCTGGTTTGAAGGGTAATGCTCTTGAGGTAGTACTCAACGGTGCGGACACAGGCGTGGCAGCAGGAACGCCAGACTTTATAAAGAGCATACCAGTTTGGAAGGCTCTTGACGAAAACACCATGATAGCTTACGAAATGAATGGAGAGCCCCTGCCTCACTGGAACGGCTTTCCTGCAAGAGTAATAGTCCCGGGTTGGACTGCCACTTACTGGATGAAGCATATAATTTCTATTGATGTTGTCTCCAAACCTTTCGATGGCTTTTGGATGAAAACAGCGTATAGAATACCTCTGGGAAAGTTCCCTATAAGGGACAGATTCATATCTCAGGAAACTGCAGTCAACACACCTATAACTGAGATAGTCGTAAACTCTCTAATCACAAATATAAATGATGGGCAAAGGTTCAAGCTTGGGCAAATGGTTGAAATAAAAGGTATTGCGTGGGACGGTGGGTATGGTATTAACATGGTGGAGATATCCACTGACGGAGGTAAAACCTGGCGTGAAGCTGAGCTGGGTAAGGATTATGGTCGCTACTCATGGAGGCAGTTCACTTACAGATTTAGACCTCCCAAAAAGGGAACCTATACTATAATGGCAAAGGCAAGCAATAGGATAGGGCAGACACAGACCTTTGAGCTTATATGGAACCCTGCAGGATACCATCACAACGTAGTTCAGAAGATAAACATAAAAGTCGTATAAGGAGGTAAATAGATATGAGTAAAGCTCTTATATTTGGATGTATGCTTATGGCTATTTCCTTTGCTGGAGAGGAGAGTATAAAGCTAAAAGATGGTGAAGGTAAAGCTCTCGTAGAAGCAAACTGCTCTGCATGTCATAGTCTTGACTACATTCAAATGAATTCCCCCTTTCTTGACAAGAAGGGTTGGGAGGCTACCGTTAACAAGATGATAAAAGCTATGGGCGCACCTATAAAGCAGGAGGATGTCCCTAAAATAGTTGAGTATCTTACCAAGTACTACGGTAAGAAAGAATAAGTGTTAGACTATCTTTATGAGGGGTTATGATGTCATAGTGATAGGCGGGGGACCTGCGGGTTCTTCTGCCGCTTATTACGCTTCAAAAAACGGTCTTAAGGTGCTAATCCTTGAAAAGTACAAAGTTCCACGATTCAAACTGTGCGCAGGATGTATCTCAAAAAGGATAGCTCCATACCTTCCGGAAGGTTGGGAAAGATTCGTGCTTAACAGGATAAAGGGGGGTATCCTAGGATACGGTGGAAGGGAGGAGTTTGAGCTTTCAGCTGATGAGGAAGTAGCGTATATTACGGATAGGGTTGAATTTGATACCTTTCTCTTAGAGAAAGCTCAAGGAAAAGGAGCAGATTTTGTGGATGAGTGTGAGGTCTTAGGTTTTGAAACAGAGGGAGGAAAGTACAGAGTAATAACTTCAAAAGGCAATTTTCATGCAGATTTTATAGTTGGTGCGGACGGTTTTTACTCAAAGACAGCTCAAGCCCTTGGCTACAAAAAGGACAAGTTCTTTAAAGCTCTTGAGTTTTTTACGCGAGGTGATCTTAGCGAAAAGGTAATGATAGATATAGGATTAGTCAGAAGAGGGTATGCGTGGATATTTCCGAAAGGTGAAAATCTGAGCGTAGGCACAGCCTGTACACAAAGGGGAGATCTAAAAAGAGTTCTAACCGAATATTCAAGACTCAAGGGTGTAAAACCAGAAGGGAGGATGTATGGCTGGTACATACCTTATATAGAAAAAGATGGAGATGTATTCTGCGGTAAAGATCGCGTGCTTTTGGTAGGTGATGCGGCCAATCTCACGGATCCTCTTTTAGGAGAAGGTATATATTACGCAGTACGGAGCGGAAAACTCGCAGCTCAAGCATTAGCTGTTTCACCTTCAAAACCTACAGAGCAATACAGAAAACTTTTGAAAGATCTCGTTTCTGAGCTTGTTTACGCTGGAAAAATAGCTCGCCTCGGCTACAAATTTCAGAAGGTTGCTTACACAATGAGTAAAAAGGGTATATTAAAGAGCTATTACGATCTTCTTCTTGGAAAAACAAGCTATAAGGATCTCTATAGAAAGGGTTTCGTTTATTTTTTAAGGGAGCTTGTAAAAGAATACGCAAGCTTTTATAATTATTTCTGGAG from Hydrogenobacter sp. harbors:
- a CDS encoding DEAD/DEAH box helicase yields the protein MEFNFQQLSEPLGKAIRELGFKEPTPIQSEAIPLALKGYDIMGQAATGTGKTAAFGIPIVESINKDGGLKALILTPTRELALQVKDQLYALSKYKALKVFVFYGGTPVGRDLELLSKVTPNIVIGTPGRIKDLINRGTLNVGSVSFLVLDEADLMLDMGFAEDIEYIISFTPIDRQTFLFSATIPKEIEVLAKKHLRDNYKVVRVISAELKPKIEERLIRLNSPKQKISELEKILRDHILEKVIIFVRTKRDAKDISQELKNRGFSVVSLHGDMTQRQRENALKLFREGKVRTVVATDVASRGLDIKGVSLVINYHIPEDPEVYIHRIGRTGRIGSYGKAYSLITPEDSKALWRIKRVKERYTGV
- the plsX gene encoding phosphate acyltransferase PlsX — encoded protein: MNTPKIAVDCMGGDYAPEEIVKGCLLAHRELDVILYLVGDEKRIKSVLDKENSYDRKRLILINAEDVVGMSEPPSNVLKKKRSSLYIAGILLRENEADGLVSAGNTGAVLTVGKFLVGALEHIERPAIGVALPNPKGRTVLIDVGANVDCKPKHLLQFAIIGHTYAKEILGVQNPKIGILSIGEEEGKGNELVRESYALLKKSKLNFLGNAEGRDIYAGTFDVIVCDGFVGNVILKASESLGMAVLQMIKEEVQKSLIARIGALLIKPALNNFKKKADFAEYGGIPLLGAKKPVIITHGRANAKAIKNAIKVANEFYVHHFNERLAEYIRSLSPKEVKI
- the mgtA gene encoding magnesium-translocating P-type ATPase; this translates as MGSNASKILGLSSSQANERLKRYGYNRIEKGKRLSDLDILLSQFKNPYIFLLLFTAILSAFLGEKTDAFVIVSIILLGGLLDFWQERGANKTVEKLLSMVKTHATVIRDGVERDIPMEEVTVEDAVILRAGDMVPADGKVLEAKDLFINEALMTGEAYPVEKNVGDDVYMGTHVVSGFGVIRVFKIGRDTEYGKIVEKLKLGKGETDFERGLKRFGYTLLEVATFLIFLVFAINTYYNRGVIDSLLFALSLGIGITPVLLPAVVSVGLSYGARHMAQKGAIVKRLTSIENFGSMNVLCCDKTGTLTEGVMKVYTFRDLSDKESKKVALFSYLNSYFQTGYKNPIDEAIKEELKSTDILEFKKLDELPYDFNRKRLSVLIKKDQENLLITKGAYSHVIDICTYAEIDGEVVDIRKVMQEIQKIYTQYSTQGFRLIAIAYKPMKGESISYGDEEGEIFLGFVVMHDPLKEDAKNVVEKLLSLGVELRIITGDNRLVAEYVAEKLGLKGKVMSGEDFKNFSEEALIRRIKDVFVFAELSPLQKERVVSALKKAGYVVGYMGDGINDVTAMRSADVAISVENAVDVAKESADIVFLKPDLNTVIDAVLEGRKTFLNTMKYLFMQTSSNFGNVFSMAGASLLVPFLPMLPKQVLTANLLTDIAVMSIPADGVDDDWIKLPKRWNIEFIEKFMFFFGLLSSFFDYITFTFLLYILGATSETFRTAWFLEGLFTQILVLLILRTRKPSIKSKPSSLLIFTVFVTGVTGLLIPFTPLGNLLELKPLNLTLYVFIFLITLLYLVSVEALKRLFYRRYNL
- a CDS encoding beta-ketoacyl-ACP synthase III, translating into MGTTITGMGYYVPPKVLTNFDLEKIVDTSDEWITTRTGIKERRIANDENVTQMAYIASLEAIRSARIQPEDIEIILLATLTPELRFPSTACLLQAKLGATKSYAFDISAACSGFIYGLELADAYIRSGKAKNILLVGVEKLSEIVDWQDRSTCVLFGDGAGAVVLSRGEGEILSSKMLSDGSLWEILYAPKCGYISMRGKELFKMAVRSMEDACRYVLETSGVSVEEVNLMIPHQANIRIMDALAEKLGIPKEKVYSNIHKYGNTSAASIPIALCEAYAEGKLKRGDLVMLTAMGGGLTWGAMLLKF